A region from the Acipenser ruthenus chromosome 56, fAciRut3.2 maternal haplotype, whole genome shotgun sequence genome encodes:
- the LOC131724712 gene encoding LOW QUALITY PROTEIN: constitutive coactivator of PPAR-gamma-like protein 2 (The sequence of the model RefSeq protein was modified relative to this genomic sequence to represent the inferred CDS: inserted 3 bases in 3 codons; deleted 1 base in 1 codon) yields MGVQGFQEYVEKRCPGAAVPVDLLKLSRTVARQHPHHPALAPPPAARVLIDADSGLQRLYGGYQTDWACGGQWNAMLGYLAALSQACLYEGGLELVVVFNGTLGKDRWPEWAKRAQGERQTAQLIVNHVANKETPPPRAWFLPPACLSHCIRLAMIRFRVRVVQSLEDHHQEALSLYRDGGFQGLIAHDSEFALCSVPAYFSSHALKLSWNGKNLTTNQYLLPEVAKQLGLRPGHLPTFAALLGNHILPDEDLAAFHWSLLGPEHPLASLKVRAHQLVLPPCEVVIKAVSEYVSSIKDLSNLDAVGRDVFKQSQSRTEDKVQRFKKAVEYFSSASKPRPLSMGPSPYLFPGFGQGNFGGPPSHMGAMQPNRPLLPPPQVTGGKLAYQSGSFPGGPPPPLLFPPHPLQECSDGLKPPFSDWAAPYDSATATGTLGHRQPNHHAGPAPGPASSPSSSSEGEEPNGASANHVPDRSSSKGGWDESRGEWGKGAGGGDGGHQGNGSPQIPSLLSMATRTHMDITTPPLPLVAAEVLRVAEHRHRRGLMYPXIYHVLTKGELKIPVCIEDECTPELPPAALLFRSARQLVYGVLFSLAETQRRGERLSLRRRMPVEVPPVIIKEWSSNKARSALTPELVPALTFREWTCPNLRKLWLGRAVEDKNRRMRAXLACLKSDSPGMLNPASIPTHLLLLCCVLRYMLQWPGGRVLQRHELDAFLAQAVSSQLYXPDQLQELKIEKLDSRGVQLAALFMSGVDTALFVNDACGQPVPWEHCCPWIYFDGKLFQSKLGKAARDRGALLELCEGQVEQAAKVEKMRQAILEGINMNRQPPPPPPLPPPAYMPAMGPPFYPVPLYPRTPGNLPPGHPHHRGRTFPGIQAIPPQGGKLEIAGMVVGQWAGNKPFRGRGGFNMQVVSVGGGGRGRGREQPGKPREGKKQTTGRAQLSPGPASNGTPKPVEGSKGRGSSAGGGAQQLNGSAGPAVIAAGPPGGQEEEVQPSQTHSNSDDDGDNNNSAFALRDSDAAGGGGAGGGASNDSSDAACCHDDRLGGAASAFQKEE; encoded by the exons atgggtgtGCAAGGTTTTCAAGAGTACGTGGAGAAGCGGTGCCCCGGAGCCGCTGTCCCCGTGGATCTGCTGAAGCTCTCCCGCACGGTGGCCCGCCAGCACCCGCACCACCCGGCCCTGGCTCCCCCGCCGGCCGCCCGGGTCCTGATCGACGCGGACTCCGGCTTGCAGCGGCTCTACGGCGGCTACCAGACGGACTGGGCCTGCGGCGGGCAGTGGAACGCGATGCTGGGGTACCTGGCCGCGCTGTCGCAGGCGTGCCTCTACGAGGGCGGGCTGGAGCTGGTGGTGGTCTTCAACGGGACCCTCGGGAAAGACCGCTGGCCGGAGTGGGCGAAGAGGGCGCAGGGAGAGCGGCAGACCGCCCAGCTCATCGTCAACCACGTCGCCAACAAAGAGACCCCCCCGCCCAGAGCCTGGTTCCTACCGCCGGCCTGCCTGAGCCACTGTATCCGGCTGGCCATGATCCGCTTTCGGGTCCGG GTGGTGCAGTCTCTGGAGGATCACCACCAGGAGGCGCTGTCTCTCTACAGGGATGGCGGTTTCCAGGGGCTGATCGCTCACGACTCGGAGTTTGCTCTGTGCAGCGTCCCGGCTTACTTCAGCTCCCACGCGCTCAAGCTCAGCTGGAACGGGAAGAATCTGACCACCAACCAGTACCTGCTGCCCGAGGTGGCCAAGCAGCTGGGTCTGAGACCAGGGCACCTGCCCACCTTCGCTGCCCTGCTGg GGAACCACATTCTCCCAGATGAAGACCTCGCTGCGTTCCACTGGAGTCTGCTGGGGCCGGAGCACCCGCTGGCATCGCTCAAGGTCCGCGCTCACCAGCTGGTCCTGCCTCCCTGCGAGGTGGTCATCAAGGCTGTCTCCGAGTACGTCTCCTCCATCAAAGACCTGTCCAACCTGGACGCAGTGGGGAGGGACGTCTTCAAGCAGTCCCAG TCCAGGACAGAAGACAAGGTCCAGCGTTTCAAGAAAGCTGTGGAGTATTTCTCGTCCGCCAGCAAACCCAGACCCCTGTCCATGGGACCCTCTCCCTACCTGT TTCCAGGATTTGGGCAGGGTAATTTCGGAGGTCCTCCCAGCCACATGGGGGCGATGCAGCCCAACAGACCCCTG ttACCTCCTCCTCAGGTGACGGGCGGGAAGCTGGCCTATCAGAGCGGCTCCTTTCCGGGGGGCCCGCCCCCCCCGCTGCTCTTCCCTCCCCACCCCCTGCAGGAATGCAGCGACGGGCTGAAGCCCCCCTTCTCAGACTGGGCCGCCCCCTACGACAGCGCCACGGCAACCGGAACCCTGGGGCACAGGCAGCCCAATCACCACGCAGGCCCCGCCCCCGGCCCCGCCTCCTCACCGTCCTCGTCTTCCGAGGGGGAGGAGCCTAATGGAGCCAGTGCAAA ccaTGTCCCAGACAGGTCCAGCTCGAAGGGGGGCTGGGACGAGTCCAGGGGGGAGTGGGGGAAAGGGGCTGGGGGTGGAGACGGGGGTCACCAAGGCAACGGGAGCCCCCAGATCCCCTCTCTGCTCTCCATGGCGACGCGCACCCACATGGATATCACCACCCCGCCGCTGCCCCTGGTGGCGGCCGAGGTGCTGCGCGTGGCTGAGCACCGACACCGCCGAGGACTCATGTACC ACATCTACCACGTGCTGACCAAG GGGGAGCTGAAGATCCCCGTGTGCATCGAGGACGAGTGCACCCCCGAGCTGCCCCCCGCGGCCCTCCTCTTCCGTTCCGCACGCCAGCTTGTGTACGGAGTCCTCTTCAGCCTGGCTGAGacccagaggagaggagagagactgaGTCTGAGGAGGAGGATGCCAGTGgagg tgccgCCGGTCATCATTAAGGAGTGGTCCTCGAACAAAGCCCGGTCCGCCCTGACCCCCGAGCTGGTCCCGGCGCTGACCTTCCGGGAGTGGACCTGTCCGAACCTCAGGAAGCTGTGGCTGGGCCGGGCCGTGGAGGACAAGAACCGCAGGATGAGGG TCCTCGCCTGCCTCAAATCAGACAGCCCTGGCATGCTGAACCCAGCCAGCATCCCCACCCACCTGCTACTGCTGTGCTGCGTGCTGAG GTACATGCTGCAGTGGCCCGGGGGCAGGGTTCTGCAGAGACACGAGCTCGATGCTTTCCTGGCGCAGGCCGTGTCCAGCCAGCTGT GACCAGACCAGCTGCAGGAGCTCAAG ATTGAGAAGCTGGACTCGCGAGGGGTGCAGCTGGCAGCCCTGTTCATGAGCGGGGTCGACACTGCCCTGTTTGTCAACGACGCGTGCGGGCAGCCCGTCCCCTGGGAGCACTGCTGCCCCTGGATCTACTTCGACGGGAAACTCTTCCAAAGCAAGCTGGGCAAGGCAGCCCGGGACAGGGGAGCCCTGCTGGAGCTCTGTGAGGGgcag GTGGAACAGGCTGCCAAGGTTGAGAAGATGAGGCAGGCCATTCTGGAGGGGATCAACATGAACCGCCagcccccacct ccccccccacTGCCTCCCCCTGCCTACATGCCCGCCATGGGGCCTCCCTTCTACCCCGTCCCCCTGTACCCCCGAACCCCAGGCAACCTGCCACCTGGGCACCCCCACCACAGAGGACGCACCTTCCCAG GAATCCAGGCTATCCCTCCCCAGGGAGGGAAGTTGGAGATTGCCGGCATGGTTGTAGGTCAATGGGCCGGGAACAAACCATTCCGCGGACGGGGGGGATTCAACATGCAGGTGGTGTCGGtgggaggaggaggcagagg CCGGGGCAGAGAACAGCCGGGTAAACCGAGAGAAGGGAAGAAGCAGACTACAGGGCGAGCGCAG CTTTCTCCAGGCCCCGCCTCCAACGGAACCCCCAAGCCGGTGGAAGGTTCCAAGGGGAGGGGCAGCAGTGCCGGGGGAGGAGCTCAGCAGCTGAATGGCAGCGCAGGGCCGGCGGTGATCGCAGCGGGGCCCCCTGGCGGACAGGAGGAGGAAGTGCAGCCCTCACAGACGCACAGCAACAGCGATGATGACGGCGACAACAACAACAGTGCCTTCGCTCTGAGAGACAGTGACGCAGCAGGAGGAGGCGGGGCAGGGGGAGGGGCCAGCAACGACAGCAGTGACGCCGCCTGTTGTCACGACGACCGGCTGGGAGGGGCCGCGTCTGCCTTCCAGAAAGAGGAGTaa